Genomic window (Bacillus marinisedimentorum):
TCCTGATCGCCTCTATTGCCCGGAAAGGCGATTGTTTCTGGTGGTATACCCGCTCGGTTGTCATAGCATGGTAGACATCAGCTAGTGAAATGATACGGCTGTATATGTGAATCTTTAGACCGGATGATCCCATCGGGTAGCCGCTGCCGTCCAGCCGTTCATGATGCTGGAGAACAGCCAGTTTTACGCTTTCAGGCAGGAGGTTCAATGAGCGGATCATTTTGTAACTCAAAATAGGGTGCTGCTTCACTTTTTCGTATTCCTGTTCCGTTAACAGCCCCGGCTTATTGATCGTCCGGATTGGTAGCTTAATCATGCCGATATCGCTCAATGCTCCTGCAAGTCCAATATTCAGCATATCCGCTTTGGCATAATTCAATTTCCGCGCAAGGAAGGAAGAAATCAAGCCGGTTGCTACCGAATGATGGTAGAGATAATCATCAGGTGTTGAATAGTGATGCAGATGGAATACTTCATTTCCTGCTGTTTCCGAGACAGTAAAAAGCGGGATGAGCACCTCTCTCACTTTTACGATATCGATTTGGGCACCCGCTTCCCACGTCTTGTACATTGCTTTAAATTGGCGGACGGCTTTCAAATATGTATTGAGGAAAGGTTCTTCACTCATATTAATTCCTGAACTGGATGGTTTACGTGATTGTTCTTGTTTCTGATGTTCTTCATCTTCTTTTCCGCCCTTAAAATATTCCCCGCTGGCAAGAAGAGGCTCTATCGTCACTTCTCTAATCAAAAACGCGCGCAGCACTTCCAAATGCCTGGCTGTAAGGACGGTTTTTTTTCTCATGAACGGCTGGGTTCCTTTCAGGTTTATATCCTCTGAAAGAATGCAGCCTTCTTTTAATTGACTGACAAGCACTTTCATCATCTTTCCCCCGTTTGTTCTGCATCTATTTCCATTGTACTAAAAAAAGAGAACCACGCGAACGTGGTTCTCAATTTTTTCCTGATTTTTATTCATTTTCAGGTTCTTCTTCATCACTTCCGGTATCCGGCTCTTCGTTTTCGGAAGAAATTTCACCCTGTTCCGCTTCATAGCTTTCAGGTGTTTCGATTTCTTCCATATCTTCGAGGACTTCTTCTTCTTTTTCAGGATCCACTTTTGCGACTGTGGCGACTTCTCCTTCATCCCCCAGGCGTATCAGGCGGACCCCCTGCGTGTTGCGTCCCATTGTCGAAATATCTTCGAGCGCCATGCGTATCAAAACGCCGCTTGCGGTGATCAGCATAAGGTCTTCTTCGCCCCTTACTGCTTTGACGGCTACCACCTTGCCGTTTTTGTCGGTAACGTTACAAGTGAGCAGCCCTTTACCGCCGCGTCCCTGAACACGATATTCTTCCATCGGCGTCCGTTTTCCGTAACCGTTTTTCGTCACAACAAGAATATCCATTCCTTCTTCGAGGATTTCCATTCCGACCACTTCATCATCTTCTGCAAGCGTGATCCCTTTTACCCCTGCAGCTGTACGTCCCATTGCCCTTACATCTGTTTCAGGGAAACGGATCATCAATCCGTTTTTGGTGCCGATAATGATTTCTTTATTTCCATCCGTCAAGCGGACCGAAATCAATTCGTCATCTTCACGTACTGTAAGAGCAATCAGTCCGCCTTTGCGGATATTTGCGAACGATGACAATGCAGACCGTTTGGAAATACCCTGTTTGGTCGTAAAGAACAGATACCAGTCGTCAGCGAATTCCTCGACTGTAATCATGGCATTTACCCATTCGCCTTTTTCCACTTCAAGCAGGTTGATGAGCGGAATGCCTTTGGAGGTCCGGCCGAACTCAGGGATTTCGTAGCCCTTTGCCCGATAGACTTTCCCTTTATTCGTGAAGAACAGCAGCGTGTTATGGGTGGACGTTGTGAGCAGATGCTCGACAAAGTCATCTTCATTCATCCCCATTCCCTGCACGCCGCGTCCGCCGCGCTTCTGACTGCGGTACGTTGACAGCGGCAAACGCTTGATGTAGCCGTTATGCGTGAGCGTGACAATGATTGTTTCTTCAGGGATCAAGTCCTCATCTTCAATCAAGTCCACGCCGCCGGCGACGAGTTCGGTACGGCGCTGGTCAAGGAACCGTTCTTTGATCTCTGTCAGTTCCTCCCTGATGATTTCAAGCACTTTTTCATCATCGGCAAGAATGGCTTTCAGTTCTTCGATCAGTTTCATCAGTTCATTATATTCTTCTTCGATTTTGTCGCGTTCCAGGCCTGTCAAACGCTGGAGTCGCATATCCAGAATGGCCTGAGCCTGCTTTTCGGATAATCCGAATTTTTCCATCAATCCTTCACGCGCGATATCTGTTGTGCGTGACCCGCGAATCAGGCTGATGACTTCATCGATGTGATCAAGTGCAATGCGGAGACCTTCTAAAATATGGGCCCTTGCTTCGGCTTTTCTCAGTTCAAATGCAGTACGGCGCCGGATGACGATGCGCTGGTGGTCAAGATAATATTTCAGCATCTGTTTCAGGTTAAGGACCTTCGGATGGCCGTCAACCAGTGCGAGCATGTTGATTCCGAAGCTGGTTTGCAGTGTTGTCTGTTTATATAAGTTATTCAGCAATACATTGGCATTGGCGTCTTTCCGTACCTCGATGACGATCCGCATGCCGTTGCGGTCGGATTCGTCGCGAAGGTCGGTGATGCCTTCAATTTTCTTGTCCCGTGCCAGTTCAGCAATTTTTTCGATCAGCTTTGCCTTGTTGACTTGATAAGGAAGTTCGCTGACGATAATGCGCTCCTTGCCATTTTGCTGTGTCTCGATTTCCACCTTTGCACGGATGGTGATGGAACCGCGTCCTGTTTCATACGCCTTGCGGATGCCGCTGCGGCCAAGAATTTGGCCGGCAGTAGGGAAATCCGGGCCCGGTATGATTTCCATCAGTTCTGGAATCGTGATATCTGAATTTTCACTGACAGCCAGGACGCCGTCAATGACTTCCCCGAGGTGGTGTGGCGGGATGTTAGTCGCCATTCCAACCGCAATCCCGGAAGCTCCGTTTACAAGCAAGTTCGGAAAACGTGCCGGCAGGACGATCGGTTCCTGCTCGGAGCCGTCATAGTTATCCTGATAATCAATTGTATCTTTATTGATGTCACGCAGCATTTCCATGGAAATTTTGGACATTCTGGCTTCCGTGTAACGCATGGCTGCTGCAGCATCGCCATCGACCGAACCAAAGTTCCCGTGGCCGTCGACAAGCATATAGCGGTAGTTGAAGTCCTGCGCCATCCTGACCATTGTATCGTATACTGCGGAATCGCCGTGCGGATGGTATTTACCGATAACTTCGCCGACGATACGGGCGGACTTTTT
Coding sequences:
- the gyrA gene encoding DNA gyrase subunit A, with the protein product MADQENHSQVKEVNISQEMRTSFMDYAMSVIVSRALPDVRDGLKPVHRRILYAMNDLGMTADKAYKKSARIVGEVIGKYHPHGDSAVYDTMVRMAQDFNYRYMLVDGHGNFGSVDGDAAAAMRYTEARMSKISMEMLRDINKDTIDYQDNYDGSEQEPIVLPARFPNLLVNGASGIAVGMATNIPPHHLGEVIDGVLAVSENSDITIPELMEIIPGPDFPTAGQILGRSGIRKAYETGRGSITIRAKVEIETQQNGKERIIVSELPYQVNKAKLIEKIAELARDKKIEGITDLRDESDRNGMRIVIEVRKDANANVLLNNLYKQTTLQTSFGINMLALVDGHPKVLNLKQMLKYYLDHQRIVIRRRTAFELRKAEARAHILEGLRIALDHIDEVISLIRGSRTTDIAREGLMEKFGLSEKQAQAILDMRLQRLTGLERDKIEEEYNELMKLIEELKAILADDEKVLEIIREELTEIKERFLDQRRTELVAGGVDLIEDEDLIPEETIIVTLTHNGYIKRLPLSTYRSQKRGGRGVQGMGMNEDDFVEHLLTTSTHNTLLFFTNKGKVYRAKGYEIPEFGRTSKGIPLINLLEVEKGEWVNAMITVEEFADDWYLFFTTKQGISKRSALSSFANIRKGGLIALTVREDDELISVRLTDGNKEIIIGTKNGLMIRFPETDVRAMGRTAAGVKGITLAEDDEVVGMEILEEGMDILVVTKNGYGKRTPMEEYRVQGRGGKGLLTCNVTDKNGKVVAVKAVRGEEDLMLITASGVLIRMALEDISTMGRNTQGVRLIRLGDEGEVATVAKVDPEKEEEVLEDMEEIETPESYEAEQGEISSENEEPDTGSDEEEPENE
- a CDS encoding HD-GYP domain-containing protein, with product MKVLVSQLKEGCILSEDINLKGTQPFMRKKTVLTARHLEVLRAFLIREVTIEPLLASGEYFKGGKEDEEHQKQEQSRKPSSSGINMSEEPFLNTYLKAVRQFKAMYKTWEAGAQIDIVKVREVLIPLFTVSETAGNEVFHLHHYSTPDDYLYHHSVATGLISSFLARKLNYAKADMLNIGLAGALSDIGMIKLPIRTINKPGLLTEQEYEKVKQHPILSYKMIRSLNLLPESVKLAVLQHHERLDGSGYPMGSSGLKIHIYSRIISLADVYHAMTTERVYHQKQSPFRAIEAIRKEHFGQFDPEVMQLLQKSIITFSPGTEVKLSNSEKGNIMYIDQVNPTRPIIKLSGSGELMKLADHPELYIDEVI